The following are encoded together in the Vigna unguiculata cultivar IT97K-499-35 chromosome 2, ASM411807v1, whole genome shotgun sequence genome:
- the LOC114173987 gene encoding glycerol-3-phosphate acyltransferase 9 encodes MNNTGRLKSSSSELDLDRPNIEDYLPSGSTIQQEPHGKLSLHDLLNISPTLSEAAGAIVDDSFTRCFKSNPPEPWNWNLYLFPLWCFGVVIRYLILFPIRVIGLTLGWIIFLSSFIPVHFLLKGHDKLRRSIERSLVEMMCSFFVASWTGVVKYHGPRPSRRPKQVFVANHTSMIDFIVLEQMTAFAVIMQKHPGWVGLLQSTILESLGCIWFNRAEAKDREIVAKKLRDHVQGADNNPLLIFPEGTCVNNHYTVMFKKGAFELGCTVCPVAIKYNKIFVDAFWNSRKQSFTMHLLQLMTSWAVVCDVWYLEPQSLKPGETPIEFAERVRDIISLRAGLKKVPWDGYLKYSRPSPKHRERKQQSFAELVLRRLEEK; translated from the exons ATGAATAACACAGGAAGACTCAAGTCTTCTAGTTCTGAACTAGATCTTGATCGACCAAACATTGAGGATTACCTCCCTTCTGGATCCACCATTCAACAAGAACCTCATGGAAAGCTTTCTCT GCATGACTTACTCAATATTTCCCCTACTTTATCCGAGGCAGCAGGTGCTATTGTAGAT GACTCATTCACAAGGTGCTTCAAGTCTAATCCTCCGGAACCATGGAATTGGAATCTATATCTGTTTCCTTTGTGGTGTTTTGGAGTTGTGATTCGATACTTGATTCTGTTTCCTATCAG GGTTATAGGGTTAACACTAGGATggataatatttctttcatccTTCATTCCAGTGCACTTCCTATTGAAAGGACATGACAAGTTAAGGAGAAGTATTGAG AGATCTTTGGTAGAGATGATGTGCAGTTTCTTTGTTGCATCTTGGACTGGGGTTGTTAAGTATCATGGACCAAGGCCTAGTAGGCGACCAAAACAG GTTTTTGTAGCCAACCATACTTCCATGATTGATTTCATTGTCTTAGAACAGATGACAGCTTTTGCTGTTATTATGCAGAAGCATCCTGGATGGGTTG GATTATTGCAGAGTACCATTTTGGAGAGTCTAGGTTGCATCTGGTTCAACCGTGCAGAGGCAAAGGATAGGGAAATTGTTGCAAAGAA ATTAAGGGATCATGTCCAGGGTGCTGATAACAACCCCCTTCTCATATTTCCCGAAGGAACTTGTGTAAATAATCACTATACAGTCATGTTCAAGAAG GGTGCATTTGAACTTGGCTGCACAGTTTGCCCAGTTGCAATCAAGtacaataaaatttttgttgatGCTTTTTGGAATAGTAGAAA GCAATCGTTCACTATGCATCTGTTGCAGCTAATGACATCTTGGGCAGTTGTTTGTGATGTTTGGTACTTGGAGCCACAAAGTCTGAAGCCAGGAGAGACACCAATTGAGTTTGCAGAAAG GGTGAGAGACATAATCTCATTGCGTGCTGGTCTTAAAAAGGTTCCTTGGGATGGATATCTAAAGTATTCTCGTCCTAGCCCAAAGCACAGAGAAAGGAA GCAACAGAGCTTTGCGGAGTTAGTGCTGCGGCGATTGGAGGAAAAGTGA